One Obesumbacterium proteus DNA window includes the following coding sequences:
- the potB gene encoding spermidine/putrescine ABC transporter permease PotB encodes MKKSRKYFQNVVITTVVAWLVLFVFMPNLMIIGTSFLTRDDTHLVKMVFSFDNYTRLFDPLYAEVLLHSLNMAIIATLCCLVIGYPFAFILARLPEKVRPLLLFLLIVPFWTNSLIRIYGLKIFLSTRGYLNEALLWIGIIDKPLRIMYTPEAVILGLIYILLPFMVMPLYSSIEMLDKSVLEAARDLGANKFQTFIRIIIPLTMPGIVAGSLLVMLPSLGLFYVSDLLGGAKNLLIGNVIKSQFLNIRDWPFGAATSICLTLVMGILLYIYYRVGKLMNKKVELE; translated from the coding sequence ATGAAGAAGTCGCGTAAGTATTTTCAAAACGTGGTGATCACAACCGTGGTCGCCTGGTTGGTGCTGTTTGTCTTTATGCCGAATCTGATGATTATCGGCACCAGCTTCCTGACACGTGATGACACCCATCTGGTAAAGATGGTGTTTTCTTTCGATAACTACACTCGCTTATTTGATCCATTGTATGCCGAAGTGCTTCTGCACTCGCTGAATATGGCGATTATCGCCACGCTGTGTTGTTTGGTGATCGGGTATCCTTTTGCCTTTATTCTGGCGCGGCTACCGGAAAAAGTTCGCCCTCTTCTGCTGTTTTTACTGATTGTGCCTTTCTGGACCAACTCACTGATCCGTATTTACGGCCTGAAAATATTCCTCAGCACCCGAGGCTATTTAAACGAGGCTCTGCTGTGGATTGGGATTATCGATAAGCCGCTGCGCATCATGTATACGCCCGAAGCCGTGATCCTTGGGCTGATCTATATTCTGCTACCGTTCATGGTGATGCCGCTGTATTCCAGCATCGAAATGCTGGATAAATCGGTATTAGAGGCCGCACGCGATTTAGGGGCCAATAAATTCCAGACGTTTATACGGATTATTATTCCTCTCACCATGCCCGGTATTGTTGCGGGCTCGTTGCTGGTCATGCTGCCGTCTCTGGGGCTGTTTTACGTGTCCGACCTACTGGGCGGCGCGAAGAACCTGCTGATTGGCAACGTGATTAAAAGCCAGTTCCTGAATATCCGTGACTGGCCATTCGGCGCGGCCACCAGCATCTGTTTGACGCTGGTCATGGGGATCTTGCTGTATATCTATTACCGCGTTGGGAAACTGATGAATAAAAAGGTGGAACTGGAATGA
- the dkgB gene encoding 2,5-didehydrogluconate reductase DkgB: MMMPKLGLGTFRLKEQVVIDSVRNGLELGYRHIDTAQIYGNEAEVGQAIEESGVPRDELFVTTKIWLENLAPEKLIESLQESLKKLRLAQVDLTLIHWPTRDASPTIADSMKALYQAQQMGLTKAIGISNFTIEQMKQAIDAVGAQNIASQQIEIHPFLQNEKVAAFAASQGIPVTAYMPLAYGKVLTDTVINHIAQTHSVSAAQVALAWSLQKGYTVIPSSTKRENLASNLDALKVVLSDAEMKQIAELERNERLVSPEFAPDWD, from the coding sequence ATGATGATGCCAAAACTGGGGCTGGGAACGTTTCGCTTGAAAGAGCAGGTCGTGATTGATTCTGTGCGCAATGGGTTGGAGCTGGGGTATCGTCATATCGATACCGCACAGATCTACGGCAATGAAGCTGAGGTTGGGCAAGCTATTGAAGAAAGTGGTGTACCGCGTGATGAGCTGTTTGTCACCACGAAAATTTGGCTGGAAAATCTCGCGCCTGAAAAGCTGATTGAAAGCCTGCAAGAAAGCCTGAAAAAACTGCGTTTGGCGCAGGTCGATTTAACCCTGATCCACTGGCCAACGCGTGATGCATCGCCAACCATTGCTGACAGCATGAAAGCGTTGTATCAGGCTCAGCAAATGGGTTTAACCAAAGCGATAGGGATTTCTAATTTTACTATCGAACAAATGAAGCAGGCCATCGACGCCGTAGGTGCGCAGAATATTGCCAGCCAGCAAATTGAGATACATCCGTTCCTACAAAATGAAAAAGTGGCTGCGTTTGCTGCGTCTCAGGGTATTCCGGTGACCGCCTATATGCCTCTAGCCTATGGCAAAGTGTTAACCGATACCGTGATTAACCACATTGCGCAGACGCATAGCGTGAGCGCCGCACAGGTGGCTCTGGCGTGGTCGCTGCAAAAGGGTTACACGGTGATCCCTTCGTCCACCAAACGTGAGAATTTGGCGAGCAATTTAGACGCGTTGAAGGTTGTGTTAAGCGATGCGGAAATGAAGCAGATTGCAGAACTTGAACGCAATGAGCGTTTAGTCAGCCCAGAGTTTGCGCCAGATTGGGATTGA
- the fabI gene encoding enoyl-ACP reductase FabI, with the protein MGFLTGKRILITGVASKLSIAYGIAQAMHREGAELAFTYQNDKLKSRVEEFAAQLGSNLVLACDVAEDESIDAMFTELAKSWPKFDGFVHSIGFAPGDQLDGDYVNAVTRDGFKIAHDISSYSFVAMAKACRTMLNPGSGLLTLSYLGAERAIPNYNVMGLAKASLEANVRYMANAMGPEGIRVNGISAGPIRTLAASGIKNFRKMLAHCEAVTPIRRTVTIEDVGNSAAFLCSPLAGGISGEILHVDGGFNIAAMNELELD; encoded by the coding sequence ATGGGTTTTCTAACCGGTAAGCGCATTCTGATCACTGGCGTAGCCAGCAAACTCTCCATTGCCTACGGTATCGCACAGGCTATGCACCGTGAAGGCGCCGAGCTGGCTTTCACCTACCAGAACGACAAACTGAAATCTCGCGTAGAAGAATTCGCCGCTCAGTTGGGTTCTAATCTGGTTCTGGCTTGTGACGTAGCAGAAGACGAAAGCATCGATGCGATGTTTACCGAGCTGGCAAAATCTTGGCCGAAATTCGACGGTTTTGTTCACTCCATTGGCTTCGCTCCAGGCGACCAGTTGGACGGCGACTACGTGAATGCGGTTACCCGTGACGGTTTCAAAATCGCACACGACATCAGCTCTTACAGCTTCGTTGCGATGGCAAAAGCATGCCGTACCATGCTGAATCCAGGTTCAGGCCTGCTGACTCTGTCCTACTTGGGCGCAGAACGTGCAATCCCTAACTATAACGTGATGGGTCTGGCAAAAGCGTCTCTGGAAGCTAACGTTCGCTACATGGCTAACGCGATGGGCCCAGAAGGTATCCGTGTTAACGGTATCTCTGCGGGTCCAATCCGTACTCTGGCAGCGTCTGGCATCAAAAACTTCCGTAAAATGTTGGCACACTGCGAAGCGGTTACCCCAATTCGCCGTACCGTTACCATCGAAGACGTCGGTAACTCAGCCGCATTCCTGTGTTCACCACTGGCAGGCGGTATTTCTGGTGAAATCCTGCACGTCGATGGCGGCTTCAACATTGCAGCAATGAACGAGCTGGAACTGGATTAA
- a CDS encoding NAD(P)H-dependent oxidoreductase codes for MSKIFLINGMKAFGHSKGQLNTTLHDVAKETLAAMGHELRETTIDNGYEIEQEIQNYLWADVVIYQMPGWWMGEPWIVKKYIDEVFTEGHGRLYASDGRTRSDASKKYGSGGLIQGKQHMLSLTWNAPQEAFDDPDQFFHGQGVDGLYMHFHKANEFLGMTRLPTFLCTDVIKNPNVEHNIACYRDHLATVFANK; via the coding sequence ATGAGTAAGATTTTCCTGATCAACGGTATGAAAGCGTTTGGCCATTCTAAAGGTCAACTGAATACCACGCTGCATGACGTCGCTAAAGAGACATTGGCTGCGATGGGCCACGAACTGCGTGAAACCACCATTGATAACGGCTACGAAATCGAACAAGAAATTCAAAACTATCTGTGGGCCGACGTGGTTATTTATCAGATGCCAGGCTGGTGGATGGGCGAGCCATGGATCGTTAAAAAATATATCGACGAAGTCTTCACCGAAGGTCATGGCCGCCTGTACGCAAGCGATGGTCGTACCCGTTCAGACGCGAGCAAAAAATACGGTTCTGGCGGCTTGATTCAGGGTAAACAGCACATGCTATCTCTGACTTGGAATGCGCCACAGGAAGCATTCGACGATCCAGACCAGTTCTTCCACGGTCAGGGCGTTGATGGTCTGTACATGCATTTCCATAAAGCCAACGAATTCTTGGGTATGACTCGTCTGCCAACGTTCCTGTGCACCGACGTGATCAAGAATCCAAATGTGGAGCACAACATTGCATGCTACCGCGACCATTTGGCAACCGTGTTTGCTAACAAATAA
- the sapD gene encoding putrescine export ABC transporter ATP-binding protein SapD: MPLLDIRNLTIEFMTAEGPVKAVDRVSLTLTEGEVRGLVGESGSGKSLIAKAICGVTKDNWKVTADRFRFDDIDLLRLTPRQRRRLVGHNVSMIFQEPQSCLDPSESIGKQVIQAIPGWTYKGRWWQRFRWRKRRAIELLHRVGIKDHKDIMRSFPYELTEGECQKVMIAIALANQPRLLIADEPTNAMEPTTQAQIFRLLSRMNQNNNTTILLISHDLQMMSKWADRINVMYCGQTVESATCEDILVAPHHPYTQALIRAMPDFGRALPHKSRLNTLPGAIPSLEHLPIGCRLGPRCPYAQKKCIETPPLRSVKAHKFACHFPLNMEETQ; the protein is encoded by the coding sequence ATGCCGTTACTTGATATTCGTAACCTCACCATTGAATTCATGACCGCCGAAGGGCCGGTCAAAGCCGTCGATCGGGTCAGCCTCACGCTCACCGAAGGCGAAGTGCGCGGACTGGTTGGTGAATCTGGCTCAGGCAAAAGTTTAATTGCCAAAGCGATCTGCGGCGTAACCAAAGATAACTGGAAGGTCACCGCCGACCGTTTTCGCTTTGATGATATTGACCTGCTGCGCTTAACACCGCGTCAACGGCGTCGGCTGGTGGGTCATAACGTGTCAATGATTTTTCAGGAGCCTCAGTCCTGTTTGGACCCTTCTGAGAGCATTGGCAAACAGGTGATTCAGGCGATCCCCGGTTGGACCTATAAAGGCCGCTGGTGGCAGCGTTTTCGCTGGCGTAAACGCCGCGCCATTGAACTGCTACACCGCGTCGGGATTAAAGACCATAAAGATATCATGCGTAGCTTCCCGTATGAGCTGACGGAAGGTGAATGCCAGAAGGTGATGATTGCCATCGCCTTGGCTAACCAGCCACGTCTGCTGATTGCGGATGAGCCGACCAACGCGATGGAGCCCACCACGCAGGCGCAAATTTTCCGTCTGCTGTCGCGCATGAATCAAAACAACAACACAACGATTTTGTTGATCAGCCATGACCTGCAAATGATGAGCAAATGGGCTGACCGCATTAACGTGATGTACTGCGGGCAAACGGTAGAAAGCGCGACTTGCGAAGATATTTTAGTTGCGCCACATCATCCCTACACGCAGGCGCTGATCCGCGCGATGCCTGACTTTGGCCGCGCACTGCCCCATAAAAGCCGCTTAAACACGCTGCCGGGCGCCATTCCTTCGTTAGAGCATTTGCCTATCGGCTGCCGTTTAGGCCCGCGTTGCCCGTATGCGCAAAAAAAATGCATTGAGACACCGCCTCTGCGCAGCGTAAAAGCGCATAAGTTTGCCTGTCATTTCCCGCTTAACATGGAGGAGACGCAATGA
- a CDS encoding putative quinol monooxygenase: protein MITVIAEIKVRAGHLDAIVKRFQALQAEVLAEEGCYQYTPLTDTLPAIERQSLAADTLFMVERWESHAHLDAHLKTVHMVRHHEETQDQVESVTLRILTDHSVC from the coding sequence ATGATTACTGTTATTGCCGAAATCAAAGTTCGTGCGGGACACTTAGACGCTATCGTTAAGCGCTTTCAGGCTTTGCAGGCAGAAGTGCTGGCGGAGGAAGGTTGCTATCAGTACACGCCGCTTACGGATACCCTGCCCGCTATCGAGCGTCAGAGTTTAGCCGCTGACACGCTTTTCATGGTTGAACGTTGGGAATCTCACGCGCATTTGGATGCCCATCTTAAAACGGTACACATGGTTCGCCACCATGAAGAAACGCAGGATCAGGTAGAATCCGTTACCCTGCGCATCTTGACCGATCATTCTGTTTGCTAA
- the potA gene encoding spermidine/putrescine ABC transporter ATP-binding protein PotA, with protein sequence MTEISSLGSNAALQPVVRLTGIRKSFDDKDIITDLDLTINHGEFLTILGPSGCGKTTVLRLIAGLEDVDDGRVILDGDDITHVPAENRCVNTVFQSYALFPHMTVLDNVAFGLRMQKRPEAEIIPRAHEALRMVQLEEFAQRRPHQLSGGQQQRVAIARAVVNKPKVLLLDESLSALDYKLRKQMQNELKALQRKLGITFIFVTHDQEEALTMSDRIVVMRDGKIEQDGTPREIYEEPKNLFVASFIGEINIFDAEVLHRVDEHRVRANVEGRECNIYVNAEMDVRPGDKLNVLLRPEDVRVEEIHDAGQVDGIIGYVRERNYKGMTLESTVELENGKMVLVSEFFNEDDPDVDHSLDQKMAVTWVESWEVVLANEEVA encoded by the coding sequence ATGACTGAGATATCTTCTCTGGGTTCCAACGCAGCATTACAGCCTGTTGTTCGTTTGACAGGTATCCGTAAGTCTTTTGATGATAAAGACATCATCACCGATCTTGACCTTACGATTAATCATGGCGAGTTCTTAACCATTCTCGGCCCCTCTGGCTGCGGGAAAACCACCGTTTTGCGTCTTATTGCCGGTTTGGAAGACGTTGATGATGGCCGTGTGATTTTGGACGGTGATGATATTACTCACGTCCCTGCTGAGAATCGTTGCGTTAATACGGTATTCCAAAGCTACGCGCTGTTTCCGCACATGACCGTGCTAGATAACGTCGCCTTTGGCTTGCGCATGCAGAAGCGACCAGAGGCCGAAATTATTCCTCGCGCCCATGAAGCGCTGCGTATGGTGCAGTTAGAGGAGTTCGCTCAGCGTCGGCCGCATCAGCTTTCTGGCGGGCAACAACAGCGCGTGGCCATTGCGCGTGCGGTGGTGAATAAACCCAAGGTTCTGTTGCTGGATGAATCGCTGTCTGCACTGGATTATAAGCTGCGCAAACAGATGCAAAATGAGCTCAAGGCCTTGCAGCGTAAGCTGGGCATTACCTTTATTTTCGTCACCCACGACCAAGAAGAAGCGCTGACCATGTCAGACCGCATCGTGGTGATGCGTGATGGCAAGATTGAGCAAGACGGCACGCCGCGCGAAATCTACGAAGAACCTAAGAACCTGTTTGTCGCCAGCTTCATTGGCGAGATCAATATTTTTGACGCCGAGGTTCTGCATCGCGTGGACGAACATCGTGTTCGTGCCAACGTCGAAGGCCGCGAGTGCAATATTTACGTCAATGCTGAAATGGACGTGCGACCGGGCGATAAGCTGAACGTGCTGCTGCGCCCTGAAGATGTGCGAGTCGAAGAGATCCACGACGCCGGACAGGTCGATGGCATCATCGGATACGTGCGCGAGCGTAACTATAAAGGCATGACGCTGGAATCTACCGTTGAGTTAGAGAACGGCAAGATGGTGCTGGTGAGCGAATTCTTTAACGAAGACGATCCCGACGTCGATCATTCGTTAGATCAGAAAATGGCCGTGACTTGGGTCGAAAGCTGGGAGGTGGTGCTGGCTAATGAAGAAGTCGCGTAA
- a CDS encoding exoribonuclease II produces MFQDNPLLAQLKQQLHSQTPRVEGVVKGTDKGFGFLEVDAQKSYFIPPPYMKKVMHGDRVLAAVHTEKDREVVEPEELVEPFLTRFVGRVQKKDGDNRLSIIPDHPLLKDAIPCRADNNVTHEFKQGDWAVAEMNRHPLKGDRTFFANITTFITDADDDFAPWWVTLSRHGLDRTAPEWSGSEMREEGLEREDLTAMPFVTIDSASTEDMDDALYVQENEDGSLALTIAIADPTAYVEPGSELDKIARVRAFTTYLPGFNIPMLPRDLSDDLCSLRPNERRPALLCRVTIQKDGAISDDIRFFAGWIESKAKLVYDEVSDYLEGVGSWKPENAQIEQQVRLLHRLADSRSDWRQQHALVFKDRPDYRFVLGEKGSVVDIIAEHRRVANRIVEECMITANVCAAIVLRDRLGFGVYNIHSGFDPALVEQAVSILQANDVSANAEALLTLQGFCELRRHLDSLPTTFLDSRVRRFQTFAEISTEPGPHFGLGLEAYATWTSPIRKYGDMVNHRLLKALIANKPAERPDDAITVQMAERRRLNRMAERDVGDWLYARFLKDKADPAIHFNAEIVDISRGGMRVRLVDNGAMAFIPSSFIHAVRDELVCSQETGSIQIKGETVYQTGDALQVYLVEVRLETRSIIAKPVA; encoded by the coding sequence ATGTTTCAGGATAACCCGCTGCTCGCGCAGCTAAAACAGCAACTGCACTCCCAGACTCCACGCGTTGAAGGCGTGGTTAAAGGGACCGACAAAGGTTTTGGCTTCTTGGAAGTTGACGCCCAGAAAAGCTATTTCATCCCGCCGCCATACATGAAAAAAGTCATGCATGGTGACCGCGTTCTGGCTGCTGTTCACACTGAGAAAGATCGTGAAGTCGTTGAGCCGGAAGAGCTGGTTGAGCCTTTCCTAACAAGATTCGTTGGCCGGGTACAGAAAAAAGACGGTGATAACCGCCTTTCCATTATCCCCGACCATCCATTGCTGAAAGATGCAATCCCATGCAGAGCTGACAACAACGTCACGCATGAGTTTAAGCAAGGCGATTGGGCCGTTGCCGAGATGAATCGGCACCCGCTGAAAGGCGACCGCACTTTCTTTGCCAATATCACCACGTTTATTACCGACGCGGATGATGATTTTGCGCCGTGGTGGGTCACTCTTTCCCGTCACGGACTAGACCGCACGGCACCAGAATGGTCCGGTAGCGAAATGCGTGAAGAAGGCTTAGAGCGTGAAGACCTCACCGCTATGCCATTCGTCACCATCGATAGCGCCAGCACCGAAGACATGGATGATGCGTTGTATGTGCAGGAGAATGAAGACGGTTCTCTGGCATTAACCATCGCCATTGCCGATCCAACGGCCTACGTGGAGCCAGGCTCCGAGCTGGATAAAATTGCTCGGGTGCGTGCTTTCACGACTTATTTGCCTGGTTTCAACATTCCGATGTTGCCACGCGATCTGTCTGACGATCTGTGCTCACTGCGCCCTAACGAACGTCGTCCAGCGTTGCTATGCCGCGTCACAATACAGAAAGACGGCGCTATTTCTGACGATATCCGCTTCTTTGCTGGCTGGATCGAATCCAAAGCCAAACTGGTTTACGACGAAGTTTCAGACTATCTGGAAGGCGTTGGCAGCTGGAAACCGGAAAATGCCCAAATCGAACAGCAGGTTCGCCTGTTGCATCGCTTAGCCGATTCTCGTTCTGATTGGCGTCAGCAGCACGCATTGGTATTTAAAGATCGCCCCGATTATCGCTTTGTTTTAGGCGAAAAAGGCAGCGTAGTTGATATCATTGCCGAACATCGCCGTGTAGCAAACCGTATCGTGGAAGAGTGCATGATCACCGCTAACGTTTGTGCCGCCATCGTGCTGCGCGACCGTTTAGGCTTCGGTGTTTATAACATCCACTCCGGTTTCGATCCGGCGCTGGTTGAACAGGCCGTGAGCATTCTGCAAGCCAACGATGTATCTGCCAATGCAGAAGCATTATTAACCTTGCAGGGCTTCTGCGAACTGCGTCGTCATTTGGATTCGTTGCCAACCACGTTCCTTGATAGCCGCGTGCGCCGTTTCCAGACCTTTGCTGAAATTAGCACCGAGCCTGGCCCGCACTTTGGTTTGGGCTTAGAAGCTTACGCAACATGGACTTCGCCTATCCGTAAATACGGTGACATGGTGAATCATCGTCTGCTGAAAGCGCTGATTGCAAATAAACCCGCCGAACGACCTGATGACGCGATTACCGTTCAGATGGCAGAACGCCGTCGCCTGAATCGTATGGCAGAACGCGACGTGGGTGATTGGTTATATGCACGCTTCCTGAAAGATAAAGCGGATCCAGCGATTCACTTTAATGCTGAAATCGTTGATATTTCGCGGGGCGGTATGCGCGTGCGTTTGGTTGATAACGGTGCGATGGCATTTATTCCATCCTCCTTTATTCACGCCGTGCGCGATGAACTGGTATGTAGCCAAGAAACGGGCTCCATTCAGATCAAAGGCGAAACCGTTTATCAGACGGGCGATGCCCTACAGGTTTATCTGGTTGAAGTGCGCCTAGAAACGCGCAGCATTATTGCCAAACCTGTCGCTTAA
- the potC gene encoding spermidine/putrescine ABC transporter permease PotC, whose translation MIGRLLRGGFMSIVYAYLYIPIIILIANSFNSSRFGINWKGFTFDWYSTLMNNDSLLQAAGHSITMAVLSATFATLIGSLTAVALFRYRFRGKPFVSGMLFVVMMSPDIVMAISLLVLFMLLGVSLGFWSLLFSHITFCLPFVVVTVYSRLKGFDVRMLEAAKDLGAGEVTILRKILLPLAMPAVAAGWLLSFTLSMDDVVVSSFVTGPSYEILPLKIYSMVKVGVSPEVNALATILLVLSLVLVLGSQLILRDRTANK comes from the coding sequence ATGATCGGACGCCTGCTGCGCGGTGGATTTATGTCCATCGTCTACGCCTATTTATATATCCCTATTATTATTCTGATCGCCAACTCGTTTAATAGTTCGCGTTTTGGTATCAATTGGAAAGGCTTCACCTTTGATTGGTACAGCACGTTGATGAACAATGACAGCCTGCTGCAAGCGGCTGGGCATTCCATCACCATGGCTGTCCTTTCTGCCACCTTCGCCACGCTGATTGGTTCGTTAACGGCGGTGGCGCTTTTCCGTTACCGATTCCGCGGCAAACCTTTCGTGAGCGGTATGCTTTTTGTGGTGATGATGTCGCCCGATATCGTGATGGCCATTTCACTGTTAGTCCTGTTTATGCTGCTGGGCGTTTCATTGGGCTTTTGGTCGTTGCTGTTTTCACACATCACCTTCTGCTTGCCCTTTGTGGTTGTCACCGTGTATTCGCGCTTAAAAGGTTTCGACGTGCGAATGCTTGAAGCGGCGAAAGATTTGGGCGCGGGTGAAGTGACGATTCTGCGGAAAATTCTCCTACCGTTGGCGATGCCTGCGGTGGCGGCGGGTTGGCTGCTGAGCTTTACCCTATCCATGGATGACGTGGTGGTTTCATCATTCGTCACCGGCCCAAGCTATGAAATTTTGCCGCTGAAAATCTACTCGATGGTGAAAGTGGGTGTGTCACCCGAGGTGAACGCGTTGGCCACCATACTGTTGGTTCTTTCATTGGTATTGGTTCTGGGCAGCCAGCTTATTTTGCGTGATAGAACAGCAAATAAGTAG
- the pepT gene encoding peptidase T — translation MNNLLDRFFNYVSFDTQSKAGVRQVPSTDGQMKLARALQAELVELGFEQVTLSDHGCVMATLPSNVSWKAPTIGFISHLDTAPDASGKNVNPQIVENYRGGDIALGIGDEVLSPVMFPVLHQLLGQTLITTDGKTLLGADDKAGIAEIVTAMLRLKHNNIPHGDIRIAFTPDEEVGKGAQFFDVEAFDAEWAYTVDGGGVGELECENFNAASVTIKIVGNNVHPGTAKGVMVNALSLAARIHNELPPEQTPEHTEGYEGFYHLASMKGTVEKAEMHYIVRDFSREGFEARKKNIMDIAKKVGKGLHRDCYIEVTLDDSYYNMRDEVAKHPHIIELAQQAMHDVGIEPIMCPIRGGTDGAQLSFRGLPCPNLFTGGYNFHGKHEFITLEGMEKAASVIMRIAELTALKAKG, via the coding sequence ATGAATAACTTACTCGATCGCTTTTTTAATTATGTTTCTTTCGACACACAGTCCAAAGCAGGTGTACGTCAGGTTCCCAGCACAGATGGCCAGATGAAGTTGGCGCGGGCGCTACAGGCGGAATTAGTTGAGCTCGGTTTCGAGCAGGTCACATTAAGCGATCATGGCTGTGTGATGGCAACCTTGCCGTCTAATGTCAGTTGGAAAGCGCCGACAATCGGTTTCATCTCGCATTTGGATACCGCACCCGACGCCAGCGGTAAAAATGTCAATCCGCAGATCGTTGAAAACTATCGCGGTGGAGATATCGCTTTAGGTATTGGTGATGAGGTTCTCTCACCGGTGATGTTCCCCGTCTTACATCAGCTGTTAGGCCAAACGCTGATTACTACCGACGGTAAAACCCTGTTGGGTGCCGACGATAAAGCAGGTATCGCCGAAATTGTGACCGCTATGCTGCGTCTCAAACATAACAACATTCCGCATGGCGATATTCGTATTGCGTTCACGCCTGATGAAGAAGTTGGCAAGGGCGCTCAATTCTTTGACGTTGAAGCCTTTGACGCGGAATGGGCCTATACCGTCGATGGCGGTGGCGTGGGCGAGTTGGAATGTGAAAACTTCAATGCGGCATCGGTAACGATTAAGATCGTAGGCAATAACGTGCATCCAGGCACGGCGAAAGGCGTAATGGTTAACGCGCTGTCTCTCGCGGCGCGCATTCACAATGAATTACCGCCAGAGCAAACGCCTGAACACACCGAAGGCTATGAAGGTTTCTATCATCTTGCATCGATGAAAGGCACGGTTGAGAAAGCAGAAATGCATTACATCGTGCGTGATTTCAGCCGTGAAGGCTTCGAAGCCCGCAAGAAAAACATCATGGATATCGCCAAGAAAGTGGGTAAAGGTTTGCACCGTGACTGCTATATCGAAGTGACGCTAGATGACAGTTACTACAACATGCGTGATGAAGTGGCAAAACACCCACATATCATTGAATTGGCGCAGCAGGCGATGCACGACGTGGGCATTGAGCCGATCATGTGTCCGATTCGCGGTGGTACAGATGGCGCGCAGCTTTCATTCCGTGGTCTGCCTTGCCCGAATCTGTTTACCGGAGGCTATAATTTCCACGGCAAACATGAATTCATTACCTTAGAAGGCATGGAAAAAGCGGCATCAGTGATTATGCGTATCGCCGAGCTGACCGCGTTGAAAGCTAAAGGCTAA
- the sapF gene encoding putrescine export ABC transporter ATP-binding protein SapF, whose product MSTLLEVHNLQKTFRYRTGLFRRQNLEAVKPVSFTLREGQTLAIIGENGSGKSTLAKMLSGMIEPTAGDIVIDDKQLQYGDFRYRSQRIRMIFQDPSTSLNPRQRIGQILDVPLRLNTELDAPEREQRINETLRQVGLRSDHAYYYPHMLASGQIQRIALARALILQPQVIVADEALASLDMSMRSQIINLMLELQQKHGIAYIYVTQHLGMMKHISDQVMVMHHGEVVERGSTSEVLAAPLHEQTKRLINSHFGEALTADAWRRDGGVF is encoded by the coding sequence ATGAGTACGCTGTTGGAGGTGCACAATCTACAAAAGACCTTCCGCTATCGCACCGGCTTGTTTCGTCGCCAAAATCTTGAAGCGGTTAAACCCGTGAGTTTTACGCTGCGCGAAGGACAAACGCTGGCGATTATTGGCGAGAACGGCTCGGGGAAATCCACGCTGGCAAAAATGCTGTCAGGCATGATTGAGCCTACGGCGGGCGATATCGTGATTGATGACAAGCAGCTACAGTACGGCGATTTTCGCTACCGCAGCCAGCGGATCCGCATGATTTTTCAAGACCCGTCTACGTCGCTCAATCCGCGCCAGCGTATCGGCCAGATCCTTGACGTTCCCCTACGCTTAAATACCGAATTAGACGCGCCTGAGCGTGAACAGCGCATTAATGAAACGCTGCGCCAAGTCGGCTTGCGCTCCGATCACGCCTATTACTATCCGCATATGTTGGCCTCCGGACAAATTCAGCGCATCGCCTTGGCACGCGCCTTGATATTGCAGCCACAGGTGATCGTAGCGGATGAAGCATTAGCGTCGCTGGATATGTCGATGCGTTCACAGATTATAAATTTGATGTTGGAGCTACAGCAAAAACACGGTATCGCTTATATCTATGTTACCCAGCACTTGGGCATGATGAAGCATATTAGCGATCAGGTGATGGTGATGCATCATGGCGAAGTGGTGGAACGCGGTAGCACTTCAGAAGTATTGGCCGCCCCGCTGCATGAGCAAACCAAGCGTCTCATCAATAGCCATTTTGGTGAAGCATTAACGGCTGATGCATGGCGTCGTGACGGTGGCGTTTTCTGA